In Desulfobulbus oralis, one DNA window encodes the following:
- a CDS encoding alpha/beta hydrolase yields MNIQAVERLLFHPTKRAKNEAPAGAVNIDIPLADGVILGARFFSHAASSPTLIFFHGNTECVPEHDEIGPCYVAEGLNFLVIDYRGFGWSGDEPRLATLLPDAGTAFLYVKNWLAEHGYTGPLAVMGRSLGSACAIEVAARYGDDIRALVIESGFARALPVAQALGLEQEDLTDAEDPFANAAKIGGIGKPTLILHGSCDQLIGLWQAELLHERSAAKNKELQVVPGAGHNTVIEKGGRHYFTAIGNFVGKAAGTAPDWRARRRALKAGQAPQNGEPQS; encoded by the coding sequence ATGAATATCCAGGCTGTTGAGCGGCTGCTCTTTCATCCCACCAAACGGGCAAAAAACGAAGCCCCGGCAGGTGCTGTCAATATCGACATTCCGCTGGCGGACGGCGTGATTCTGGGGGCAAGGTTTTTCAGCCACGCCGCATCCAGCCCGACCCTCATCTTCTTTCACGGCAACACCGAATGCGTGCCGGAGCATGACGAAATCGGGCCCTGCTATGTGGCCGAAGGCTTGAATTTTCTGGTTATCGACTACCGGGGCTTTGGCTGGAGCGGCGACGAGCCCAGGCTCGCCACCCTGCTTCCCGATGCCGGGACAGCCTTTCTCTACGTCAAAAACTGGCTGGCCGAACACGGCTATACAGGACCGCTCGCGGTCATGGGCCGGTCTTTGGGCAGCGCCTGCGCCATAGAGGTGGCGGCCAGATACGGGGATGATATCCGTGCGCTCGTCATCGAATCCGGCTTTGCCCGGGCACTGCCGGTGGCCCAGGCACTGGGCCTGGAGCAGGAGGATCTGACCGACGCGGAGGATCCCTTTGCCAATGCGGCCAAGATTGGCGGCATCGGCAAACCCACCCTCATTCTCCACGGCAGTTGCGACCAGCTTATCGGCCTGTGGCAGGCCGAGCTGTTACACGAGCGGAGCGCGGCGAAAAACAAGGAGCTGCAGGTTGTGCCCGGCGCGGGTCACAATACGGTGATTGAAAAAGGCGGCCGCCACTATTTTACGGCCATCGGCAACTTTGTCGGCAAGGCCGCTGGCACGGCGCCGGACTGGCGGGCACGGCGCCGGGCTCTCAAGGCCGGACAGGCGCCCCAAAACGGGGAGCCGCAGTCATGA
- a CDS encoding MBL fold metallo-hydrolase, with the protein MTRRDFVKGAALGLGIGTLGAMGVYSYSPMRFSMLPKSERKMQDIGVCKSVRITNISETSWFDNSIFMKNVTGAGGLLVDQYTYNWAPFGNGKGIGKGTYNEGIAKIKHLLPNKLEEAWAIAKENSVDADNAGGYSCLVEVENLDGNITKYLFDCGWNYMWMEESFKREGIDKMLANNEITAFIQTHEHMDHYWGFPAVTKYNPNVHVYTPSTFYPAGKQYLKDCGHVGKWTEVKKGLHNLQPGVALYMFECPIIFKVFGEMSMYCNVKDVGLVSITGCCHQGIILFADTAYKELKYEKDQFYGLYGGLHISPFDDWDPKYDDLVIGLKKWNLQRVGCNHCTGLITAQKFVDAGYPVVTGTARFRSKTKNYLGNGDKLTFPA; encoded by the coding sequence TTGACTCGTCGCGATTTTGTAAAAGGTGCCGCTTTAGGGCTTGGCATAGGCACCCTTGGAGCCATGGGGGTGTACTCTTACTCGCCCATGCGTTTCAGTATGCTGCCGAAGAGCGAACGCAAAATGCAGGATATAGGCGTATGCAAATCTGTACGCATAACAAATATTTCGGAAACCAGTTGGTTTGACAACAGCATTTTCATGAAAAATGTTACTGGTGCTGGCGGCTTGCTGGTAGATCAGTATACCTACAATTGGGCACCATTTGGAAATGGCAAAGGCATAGGAAAGGGCACTTATAATGAAGGAATAGCCAAAATAAAACACCTTTTGCCCAATAAACTTGAAGAAGCTTGGGCTATAGCCAAAGAAAACTCCGTTGATGCAGACAATGCTGGCGGTTATTCCTGCCTGGTTGAAGTTGAAAATTTGGATGGTAACATCACAAAATACCTCTTTGACTGCGGTTGGAATTATATGTGGATGGAAGAAAGCTTCAAGCGTGAAGGCATCGACAAGATGCTCGCCAATAATGAAATAACTGCCTTCATCCAAACCCACGAGCATATGGATCACTACTGGGGATTTCCGGCAGTGACCAAATACAATCCCAATGTACATGTGTACACACCCAGCACTTTCTACCCGGCTGGCAAGCAGTACCTCAAAGATTGTGGCCATGTTGGCAAGTGGACAGAAGTCAAAAAAGGGCTGCATAATCTACAGCCGGGCGTGGCGCTGTATATGTTTGAATGTCCCATCATCTTCAAGGTGTTTGGGGAAATGTCCATGTACTGCAATGTTAAGGATGTAGGATTGGTGAGTATAACCGGATGTTGCCACCAGGGTATCATTCTGTTTGCTGATACCGCCTACAAGGAACTTAAGTACGAAAAAGACCAATTTTATGGATTATATGGTGGCCTGCACATCTCCCCTTTTGACGACTGGGATCCCAAATACGATGATCTGGTCATCGGTCTTAAAAAATGGAATTTGCAACGTGTGGGCTGCAATCATTGCACAGGTCTTATCACCGCGCAAAAATTTGTAGATGCGGGCTATCCCGTGGTCACGGGTACGGCACGCTTCCGCTCCAAAACCAAAAACTACCTGGGTAATGGGGACAAATTGACCTTCCCTGCCTGA
- the ndk gene encoding nucleoside-diphosphate kinase has product MERTFAIIKPDAFKAGNAGKILTRIYAEGFKILGLKKLCLSKKEAEGFYAVHRERPFFNDLTNFMSSGPCIVMVLEAEGAIRKWRELMGATNPNDAAQGTLRKEFGTSIDNNATHGSDAPETAAFEIGYFFSGIELLA; this is encoded by the coding sequence TTCAAGGCCGGCAATGCCGGGAAAATCCTGACCCGCATCTATGCCGAGGGCTTCAAAATCCTGGGGCTGAAAAAGCTGTGCCTGAGCAAGAAAGAAGCGGAGGGCTTTTACGCGGTGCACAGGGAGCGGCCTTTCTTCAACGACCTCACCAACTTCATGTCCAGCGGCCCCTGCATCGTCATGGTGCTGGAGGCCGAGGGCGCCATCAGAAAATGGCGCGAGCTGATGGGTGCGACCAATCCGAACGATGCGGCTCAGGGCACATTGCGCAAGGAATTTGGCACCTCCATCGACAACAACGCCACCCACGGCTCCGATGCCCCGGAAACCGCGGCATTCGAGATCGGCTATTTCTTCTCCGGCATCGAACTGCTGGCATAA
- a CDS encoding putative sulfate exporter family transporter, giving the protein MNEDNSSVVIDRGKSQWSDLWKKEDYWAIWLGFFLLIVAAVLVSGGRPDLEARNAGFVAAMQAEALKPIKTIEWYEAKAAQGKLQGQDVGPVKTLISQLKTPDKWKSNPLDALFMDQAKVDQVNAPVQAKVDKLKAAEAEALGVARTAQDAASAASYKDEELNKAATAAIDAWQDAYKKRSDAAKKLKKPFNRISSLIILGLALGVLTTIGATFIGLRPGKFFVAFVGVYLLCVLANILGNQIDMRKWGLNAEIWSIILGMLLANTVGTPKWLKEGAQVEYFIKTGLVLLGAEVLFHKLLAIGIPGIFVAWVVTPIVLISTFIFGQKVLKMPSKTLNIVVSADMSVCGTSAAIATAAACRAKKEELTLSLGMSMTFTAIMMVALPAAIKALGLPEILGGAWIGGTVDSTGAVAAAGAFVGPKAMQVAATIKMIQNVLIGVTAFFVALYWATKVDVQHGEKVSMLEIWHRFPKFVIGFLAVSIIFSLACGSMGSDMAKILVDNGACKVSVPLRGWFFALAFISIGLTTNFRELGKYFKGGKPIILYVCGQSFNLALTLLMAWIMFYKVFPQITANL; this is encoded by the coding sequence ATGAATGAGGACAACTCGTCGGTCGTTATTGACCGGGGAAAATCACAGTGGTCCGATCTGTGGAAAAAGGAGGATTACTGGGCCATCTGGCTGGGTTTTTTCCTCCTGATTGTGGCCGCTGTTCTGGTCTCCGGCGGCAGGCCGGATCTGGAAGCCAGGAATGCCGGTTTTGTGGCTGCCATGCAGGCCGAGGCTCTCAAGCCCATCAAGACCATTGAGTGGTACGAGGCCAAGGCCGCACAGGGCAAACTGCAAGGCCAAGACGTCGGCCCGGTCAAGACTCTGATAAGCCAGCTTAAAACCCCGGACAAATGGAAATCCAATCCCCTGGATGCTCTGTTCATGGATCAGGCCAAAGTGGATCAGGTGAATGCGCCGGTTCAGGCCAAGGTGGACAAGCTGAAGGCTGCCGAGGCCGAGGCCTTGGGCGTGGCCCGTACGGCTCAGGACGCCGCTTCTGCCGCCTCCTACAAGGATGAGGAGTTGAACAAGGCGGCCACCGCGGCCATCGATGCGTGGCAGGATGCCTACAAGAAGAGATCGGATGCTGCCAAAAAGCTGAAGAAACCCTTCAACCGCATATCCTCGCTTATCATTCTGGGCTTGGCCCTGGGCGTTCTGACCACCATCGGCGCGACCTTCATCGGCCTGCGTCCGGGCAAGTTCTTTGTTGCCTTTGTGGGCGTTTATCTCCTCTGTGTGTTGGCCAATATCCTGGGCAACCAGATTGATATGCGCAAATGGGGTTTGAATGCGGAAATCTGGTCCATCATCCTGGGCATGTTGCTGGCCAATACCGTGGGTACGCCCAAGTGGCTGAAAGAAGGCGCACAGGTTGAATACTTCATCAAGACCGGCTTGGTGCTGCTGGGCGCGGAAGTCCTTTTCCACAAGCTTTTGGCCATCGGTATCCCGGGCATTTTCGTTGCCTGGGTGGTCACGCCCATCGTGCTGATCTCCACCTTCATTTTTGGCCAGAAGGTGCTGAAGATGCCGTCCAAGACCCTGAACATCGTCGTTTCCGCCGACATGTCGGTGTGCGGCACCTCGGCGGCCATCGCCACTGCGGCAGCCTGCCGAGCGAAAAAGGAGGAACTGACCCTGTCTTTGGGTATGTCCATGACCTTTACGGCCATCATGATGGTCGCCCTGCCGGCAGCCATCAAGGCCCTGGGCTTGCCCGAAATTCTGGGTGGCGCGTGGATCGGCGGCACGGTCGATTCCACCGGTGCGGTTGCTGCGGCCGGCGCTTTTGTCGGCCCCAAGGCCATGCAGGTCGCGGCCACGATCAAGATGATTCAGAACGTCCTTATCGGGGTTACGGCCTTCTTTGTCGCCCTGTACTGGGCCACCAAGGTTGATGTGCAGCATGGCGAGAAGGTGAGCATGCTGGAAATCTGGCACCGCTTCCCCAAGTTCGTTATCGGCTTTTTGGCCGTTTCCATTATCTTCTCCCTGGCCTGCGGCAGCATGGGCAGCGATATGGCCAAAATTCTGGTGGACAACGGCGCCTGCAAGGTTTCCGTGCCCCTGCGCGGCTGGTTCTTTGCCCTGGCCTTCATCTCCATCGGCCTGACCACCAACTTCCGCGAACTGGGCAAGTACTTCAAGGGCGGCAAGCCGATCATCCTCTATGTGTGCGGCCAGAGCTTCAACCTGGCTTTGACCCTGTTGATGGCCTGGATTATGTTCTACAAGGTGTTCCCGCAGATTACCGCCAATCTGTAA
- a CDS encoding deoxycytidylate deaminase has translation MSGKREDVLGWDEYFMSLALLSAGRSKDPNTQVGACVADPHNRIVGIGYNGFPRGCSDDRLPWAREGAYLDTKYPFVCHAEVNAILNAITRDLTGCRMYVALFPCNECTKIIIQSGIGEIIYLSDKYAATDSVRASKIMLDSSGTAYRQFVPSRPSLTIDFFTCRLHHD, from the coding sequence ATGAGCGGCAAGCGGGAGGATGTGCTCGGCTGGGACGAATACTTCATGTCGCTGGCCCTGCTTTCGGCCGGCCGGTCAAAGGATCCGAACACGCAGGTGGGCGCCTGCGTGGCAGACCCCCACAACCGCATCGTGGGCATCGGCTATAACGGCTTCCCCCGCGGCTGTTCGGACGACAGGCTGCCCTGGGCCCGGGAAGGCGCCTATCTGGACACCAAATATCCCTTTGTCTGCCACGCCGAGGTCAATGCCATTCTGAACGCCATTACCCGCGACCTCACGGGCTGCCGCATGTACGTCGCCCTCTTCCCCTGCAATGAATGCACGAAGATCATCATTCAGTCCGGCATCGGCGAAATCATTTACCTGTCCGACAAGTATGCGGCTACAGATTCGGTACGCGCATCCAAAATCATGCTGGACAGCTCCGGCACCGCCTACCGGCAGTTCGTGCCCAGCCGGCCCTCGCTCACCATCGACTTTTTCACATGCCGCTTGCACCATGACTGA
- a CDS encoding penicillin-binding protein 1A, with amino-acid sequence MSTVPCPYPPNAPAPGKGPRLITERGLGLLLLGTTLLCLMLIGSLLAWLVPLNLPVITSVADYQPPQATLILDRNGEALDAIAREFRLLVPYEQLPELLPKAFVAAEDGHFWKHSGVDGWSILRAAFNNLLSRSRKQGGSTITQQVTRALMLGREKTFSRKMSEALLAYRLERALSKKDILTIYLNEIYLGEGAYGVEAAALTYFGKRAADLNLAEMALLAGLTQSPGNYSPLRNFEAAKSRQRYVLNRMAEDGIITAEMAHQAFSQELKLRNRWKRALNGYFAQYVQKELERAYSPDELLTGGFKVSTSVDSRLQEAAMRALLRGVDQVARRQPSRKTPQAALVAMDTASGRIVAMIGGTDFNRNQFNRAVHAVRQPGSSFKPILYAAALEGGLSGAGRISDQPLALTVKNGRTWRPKNFGDRYRGEISLQDALVFSSNVAAVRLLQQTGFPALIAMARRLGIRARLEEDYSLALGSSPMSLLEMTSAYTAFANDGFLHAPVAITSVREPNGRIRPWPQAELKQAMSPGVAQWLKAALVQAVQRGTGRQAAGPKGAGGKTGTTDNNADAWFVGFMPGCTAGVWVGHDHSVDLGPGEGGGATAAPIWRAFMEEAAALSAR; translated from the coding sequence TTGTCCACTGTTCCCTGTCCATATCCGCCAAACGCGCCAGCACCGGGCAAAGGCCCCCGCCTCATCACCGAGCGTGGTCTGGGTCTGCTGCTTTTGGGCACTACCCTGCTCTGTCTTATGCTCATCGGCTCGCTTCTGGCCTGGCTGGTTCCGCTGAACCTGCCGGTCATCACCTCGGTGGCCGACTACCAACCGCCCCAGGCCACGCTGATCCTCGACCGCAACGGCGAGGCCCTGGACGCGATTGCCAGGGAATTCCGGCTCCTGGTACCATACGAACAACTGCCGGAACTCCTGCCCAAGGCCTTTGTGGCAGCGGAAGACGGCCATTTCTGGAAGCATAGTGGTGTGGACGGCTGGTCCATTCTCAGAGCAGCCTTCAACAACCTGCTCTCCAGGAGCCGCAAACAGGGCGGCTCCACCATCACCCAGCAGGTCACGCGGGCCCTGATGCTGGGCCGGGAAAAAACCTTCAGCCGCAAAATGAGCGAGGCCCTGCTCGCCTATCGTCTGGAACGGGCGCTGTCCAAAAAGGACATTCTGACCATTTATCTGAACGAAATCTACCTGGGCGAAGGCGCCTACGGCGTGGAAGCCGCGGCCCTCACCTATTTCGGCAAGCGGGCGGCGGACCTGAATCTGGCGGAAATGGCGCTTCTGGCGGGGCTGACGCAGTCGCCCGGCAACTACTCGCCGCTCCGGAACTTTGAGGCCGCCAAGAGCCGGCAGCGCTACGTCCTGAACCGCATGGCCGAAGACGGCATCATCACGGCCGAAATGGCGCACCAGGCCTTTTCCCAGGAACTGAAGCTCAGGAACCGCTGGAAACGCGCCTTGAACGGCTATTTTGCCCAGTATGTGCAGAAGGAACTGGAACGGGCGTACAGCCCGGATGAACTGCTGACCGGCGGCTTCAAGGTTTCGACCTCGGTGGACAGCCGCCTGCAGGAGGCGGCCATGCGCGCCCTGCTCAGAGGCGTTGACCAGGTGGCCCGGCGCCAGCCCAGCCGCAAGACGCCCCAGGCCGCGCTGGTGGCCATGGATACGGCCAGCGGCCGGATCGTGGCCATGATCGGCGGCACGGACTTCAACCGGAACCAGTTTAACCGGGCCGTGCATGCGGTCCGCCAGCCGGGTTCCTCCTTCAAGCCCATCCTCTACGCCGCCGCGCTGGAAGGCGGGCTGTCGGGCGCAGGCCGCATTTCCGACCAGCCGCTGGCGCTCACGGTGAAAAACGGCCGAACCTGGCGGCCGAAGAACTTTGGCGACCGGTACCGGGGCGAGATCTCCCTGCAGGATGCCCTGGTCTTTTCCAGCAACGTCGCGGCCGTGCGGCTCCTGCAGCAGACCGGCTTTCCAGCGCTCATCGCCATGGCCAGACGGCTGGGCATCAGGGCCCGCCTGGAGGAGGACTACAGCCTGGCCCTGGGCTCATCACCGATGTCGCTGCTGGAAATGACCAGCGCCTACACCGCCTTCGCCAACGACGGCTTCCTGCACGCGCCGGTGGCCATCACGAGTGTGCGCGAGCCAAACGGCCGCATCCGCCCCTGGCCGCAGGCGGAGCTGAAGCAGGCCATGTCGCCCGGGGTCGCCCAATGGCTCAAGGCCGCACTCGTGCAGGCCGTGCAGCGCGGTACCGGCAGACAGGCGGCCGGGCCCAAAGGCGCGGGCGGCAAAACCGGCACCACGGACAACAATGCGGATGCCTGGTTTGTGGGCTTCATGCCAGGATGCACCGCGGGCGTGTGGGTCGGGCACGATCACAGCGTGGATCTGGGGCCGGGCGAAGGCGGCGGCGCCACAGCCGCACCCATCTGGAGGGCCTTCATGGAGGAGGCGGCAGCGTTATCAGCCCGTTGA
- the mutL gene encoding DNA mismatch repair endonuclease MutL, with protein MSRIRLLSEQVSNQIAAGEVVDRPAAVVKELVENSLDAQASRILVEIEGGGVGLVRVSDDGAGMDRDDALLCLERHATSKLHEAAELPGIRSLGFRGEAIPSIASVAWLLVLTRPQGEPLGTRVEVRHGVLRDRGPAGCGCGTVMEVRQLFANMPARKKFLKSQRTEIFHMEEAVKNLALAHPAVAFVLQVEGRRVLDYPPGESLEERLRRVFRYQDELIVLEDVADQGETGAGVSGFLLLPEKTSLSSAKLRLVVNGRAVQDNMLRFAVRDALQGYLMRGFQPAGLLRIEVPPGEVDVNVHPAKREIRFRNAEAVRRQVAASVLAALKRHERAFRESVFRPESPGSGGQKAGGPQTCGLEAAGRAPQAKTLPWHTGEPLAPVPGSLPPGLDPPPRFAADCGAAQAPVQGEAARLAPDSGSSFAGLRLIGQFFALYLLCERAGQLVIIDQHAAHERILYGRMVQHYLAGQAPGQALLFPETVELPPALQEVMIARQESVKALGFAVQAFGDNTWVIERVPALTSALAAALVLQEVLTGLRLAPSALQSPTQDGEGLLPPVMAQIFANLACKAAIKGGRSLAPQEMLDLLAQMEQSAVFSHCPHGRPVIKIFSAAEVEQWFHRRE; from the coding sequence TTGTCACGCATACGCCTGCTTTCGGAACAGGTATCGAATCAGATCGCTGCGGGCGAGGTGGTGGACCGGCCGGCAGCGGTGGTGAAAGAGCTGGTGGAAAACAGCCTGGACGCCCAGGCCAGCCGCATTCTGGTGGAAATTGAGGGCGGCGGCGTGGGACTGGTGCGGGTGAGCGATGACGGCGCGGGCATGGACCGGGATGACGCGCTCCTCTGTCTGGAGCGGCACGCCACCTCCAAACTGCACGAGGCTGCGGAACTCCCGGGCATTCGCAGTCTGGGCTTTCGCGGCGAGGCCATTCCGAGTATTGCCTCGGTGGCTTGGCTGCTCGTTTTGACCCGGCCGCAGGGCGAGCCCCTGGGCACGCGGGTTGAAGTGCGTCACGGCGTGCTGCGTGACCGGGGACCGGCCGGCTGCGGCTGCGGTACGGTGATGGAGGTGCGCCAGCTCTTTGCCAACATGCCGGCCCGCAAGAAATTTCTGAAATCGCAGCGCACCGAAATCTTCCACATGGAAGAGGCCGTGAAGAATCTCGCGCTGGCGCATCCGGCCGTGGCCTTTGTCCTGCAGGTCGAGGGCAGGAGGGTCCTGGACTATCCGCCAGGAGAAAGCCTGGAGGAGCGGCTGCGCCGTGTCTTTCGCTATCAGGACGAGCTGATTGTCCTGGAGGACGTGGCGGATCAGGGCGAGACAGGGGCAGGGGTTTCGGGCTTCCTCCTGCTGCCGGAAAAAACCTCGCTCAGCTCGGCGAAACTGCGGCTGGTGGTGAATGGTCGCGCGGTGCAGGACAACATGCTGCGCTTTGCGGTGCGGGACGCCCTGCAGGGCTATCTGATGCGCGGCTTCCAGCCGGCCGGTCTGCTGCGGATCGAGGTGCCGCCCGGCGAGGTGGATGTCAACGTGCACCCGGCCAAGCGGGAAATCCGCTTCCGGAATGCCGAGGCGGTGCGGCGGCAGGTGGCGGCCAGCGTGCTGGCGGCCTTGAAGCGCCACGAGCGGGCATTTCGGGAAAGCGTGTTCAGACCGGAAAGTCCGGGTTCAGGCGGGCAAAAGGCGGGCGGCCCGCAGACCTGCGGCCTTGAGGCCGCAGGCAGAGCGCCGCAGGCAAAGACGCTGCCCTGGCACACGGGCGAGCCGCTAGCGCCTGTGCCCGGGAGCCTGCCGCCGGGTCTGGATCCGCCTCCCCGGTTTGCCGCAGACTGCGGAGCGGCTCAGGCCCCGGTGCAGGGCGAGGCTGCCCGGCTGGCCCCGGATTCAGGTTCGAGCTTTGCCGGGCTCCGTCTCATCGGCCAGTTTTTTGCCCTGTATCTGCTCTGCGAGCGGGCAGGCCAGTTGGTGATCATCGACCAGCACGCGGCCCATGAGCGCATCCTCTATGGCCGGATGGTGCAGCATTATCTTGCAGGCCAGGCACCGGGACAGGCGCTGCTTTTTCCGGAAACCGTGGAGCTGCCGCCGGCCCTGCAGGAAGTCATGATCGCGCGGCAGGAGAGCGTGAAGGCCCTGGGCTTTGCCGTGCAGGCCTTTGGCGACAATACCTGGGTGATAGAGCGGGTGCCGGCCCTGACCAGCGCTCTTGCGGCCGCGCTCGTGCTTCAGGAGGTGCTGACCGGCCTGCGGCTGGCGCCATCCGCCCTGCAATCCCCCACACAGGACGGTGAAGGCCTTTTGCCGCCGGTGATGGCGCAGATCTTCGCAAATCTCGCCTGCAAGGCGGCCATCAAGGGCGGTCGCTCCCTGGCGCCCCAGGAAATGCTGGATCTTCTGGCGCAGATGGAGCAGAGTGCGGTGTTCAGCCATTGCCCGCACGGCCGGCCGGTCATCAAGATCTTTTCGGCCGCAGAGGTGGAGCAGTGGTTTCATCGCCGGGAATAG
- a CDS encoding RNA-binding S4 domain-containing protein — translation MTEQAVRSAVIHTPFIELDKLLKRENLAATGGEAGLLIAAGLVRVNGEIERRKRRKLYPGDRVATGEKRLEVVTVLQE, via the coding sequence ATGACTGAACAAGCCGTCAGGTCCGCAGTCATTCACACGCCCTTTATCGAGCTGGACAAACTGCTGAAGCGGGAAAACCTCGCGGCCACAGGCGGCGAGGCGGGTCTGCTGATTGCAGCAGGTCTGGTACGGGTCAACGGCGAGATCGAGCGCCGCAAAAGGCGCAAGCTCTATCCGGGCGATAGGGTGGCAACGGGGGAAAAACGGCTGGAAGTCGTGACCGTATTGCAGGAGTAG